In Fibrobacter sp. UBA4297, a genomic segment contains:
- a CDS encoding FISUMP domain-containing protein gives MCPEGWRLFTWGDYEIIRDYNDKYGDGIKGLRSQCFHGNNASGFSLIGTGRRTIDGEFDGLNESVYWVYPQEHEYDVAEYANAAYVMSSVNDNTGTAKNRRAEKLGGRPVRCTKIE, from the coding sequence ATTTGTCCTGAAGGATGGCGCTTGTTTACTTGGGGTGATTACGAAATAATAAGAGATTATAATGACAAATATGGTGATGGGATAAAAGGCCTTCGCTCACAATGTTTCCATGGTAACAATGCGAGTGGATTTTCCTTGATTGGAACAGGAAGAAGAACTATAGATGGAGAATTTGATGGCCTAAATGAATCTGTTTATTGGGTGTATCCGCAAGAACATGAGTATGATGTTGCTGAGTATGCGAATGCGGCGTATGTTATGAGCAGTGTCAATGACAATACAGGTACTGCTAAAAATCGACGTGCAGAAAAATTAGGTGGACGACCAGTTCGCTGTACGAAAATAGAATAG